In a genomic window of Streptomyces sp. NBC_01231:
- a CDS encoding M1 family metallopeptidase: MTVQQAVGPDPYFPANGDPRYRVHRYELALDYRPAPNRLSGTARINAIAGRSPLAEFQLNLADFKIGRVRVDGRQPQYTHRGGRLRVRPAKPVRPGAAFTVEVHWSGNPKPVNSPWGGLGWEELEDGALVASQPIGAPSWYPCNDRPADKASYQISITTPSAYAVVAGGRLLTRTTKASTTTWVYEQAAPTSSYLVGLSIGKYQTVLLGDPGPGGVPQHGHIPAHLLPDFSRDFARQPQMMDLFQELFGPYPFDEYAVVVTEEELDVPVEAQGLSLFGANHVDGARGSERLVAHELAHQWFGNSVSIADWRHIWLNEGFAKYAEWLWSERSGGRTAHQLAAAAHRLLSSLPQDLRLADPGRKSMFDDRLYQRGGLALHAVRCATGDEAFFRILRGWATLHRGGAVSTTTFTAHAARFAPEPLDEVFEAWVYGTALPPLPAPDARIPARPAHPPTNAGPA, translated from the coding sequence GTGACCGTTCAGCAGGCAGTGGGTCCGGACCCGTACTTCCCGGCCAACGGCGATCCCCGCTACCGGGTGCACCGCTACGAACTCGCGCTGGACTACCGCCCGGCTCCCAACCGGCTGTCGGGGACGGCGCGGATCAACGCCATAGCGGGACGGTCGCCGCTGGCCGAGTTCCAGCTGAACCTGGCCGACTTCAAGATCGGCCGGGTCCGGGTGGACGGCCGGCAGCCGCAGTACACGCACCGGGGCGGTCGGCTGCGGGTGCGTCCGGCCAAGCCCGTCCGGCCCGGTGCCGCCTTCACCGTGGAGGTGCACTGGTCGGGAAACCCCAAGCCGGTGAACAGCCCCTGGGGCGGACTCGGTTGGGAGGAGCTGGAGGACGGGGCGCTGGTGGCGAGCCAGCCGATCGGGGCGCCGTCCTGGTACCCGTGCAACGACCGGCCCGCCGACAAGGCGTCGTACCAGATCTCGATCACCACGCCGTCCGCGTACGCGGTGGTGGCGGGCGGGCGGCTGCTGACCCGGACGACGAAGGCCTCGACGACCACCTGGGTGTACGAGCAGGCGGCGCCCACGTCCAGCTATCTGGTGGGGCTGTCGATCGGCAAGTACCAGACGGTGCTGCTGGGCGATCCGGGGCCGGGCGGCGTGCCGCAGCACGGGCACATCCCGGCGCACCTGCTGCCTGATTTCTCGCGGGACTTCGCGCGCCAGCCCCAGATGATGGACCTCTTCCAGGAGTTGTTCGGTCCGTACCCGTTCGACGAGTACGCGGTGGTGGTGACCGAGGAGGAGCTCGATGTCCCCGTCGAGGCACAGGGGTTGTCGCTGTTCGGCGCCAACCATGTGGACGGGGCGCGGGGTTCGGAGCGGCTGGTGGCCCACGAGCTGGCGCACCAGTGGTTCGGCAACAGTGTGTCCATCGCCGACTGGCGGCACATCTGGCTGAACGAGGGGTTCGCCAAGTACGCGGAGTGGTTGTGGTCGGAGCGGTCGGGGGGCCGTACGGCGCATCAACTCGCCGCGGCGGCCCACCGGTTGCTGTCCTCCCTGCCCCAGGACCTGCGGCTGGCCGATCCGGGGCGCAAGTCGATGTTCGACGACCGGCTCTACCAGCGCGGCGGGCTGGCCCTGCACGCGGTGCGGTGCGCGACGGGCGACGAGGCGTTCTTCCGAATCCTGCGCGGGTGGGCCACGCTGCACCGGGGCGGGGCCGTGAGCACGACGACGTTCACGGCGCACGCGGCCCGTTTCGCGCCGGAGCCGCTGGACGAGGTGTTCGAGGCGTGGGTGTACGGCACCGCGCTGCCGCCGCTGCCGGCACCGGACGCCCGGATACCGGCCCGCCCCGCGCATCCGCCGACCAACGCCGGGCCTGCGTAG
- a CDS encoding SDR family oxidoreductase, which translates to MSHPLFDISGRTALVTGSSRGIGLALARGLAQAGCRVVLNGRDGERLAAAAAELPGDEVHTAVFDVTDGPSVAAGIADVEQRVGPLDILVNNAGMQLRAPLLEFTDSDWHRILDTNLTSAFLVGREAARRMTERGHGKIINICSLQSEVARPGIAPYAATKGALKMLTKGMCADWGPHGVQVNGLGPGYIETELTQPLVQDEEFSAWVRRRTPAGRWGRTEDLVGGVLFLASPAADFVGGQVLYVDGGMTSVL; encoded by the coding sequence ATGAGTCACCCCCTGTTCGACATCAGCGGCCGCACGGCCCTGGTCACCGGCTCCAGCCGGGGCATCGGGCTGGCGCTGGCCCGCGGCCTCGCCCAGGCGGGCTGCCGGGTCGTCCTCAACGGACGGGACGGCGAACGCCTCGCCGCGGCCGCCGCGGAACTGCCCGGCGACGAAGTCCACACGGCCGTGTTCGACGTGACCGACGGCCCGTCGGTCGCCGCCGGGATCGCGGATGTCGAACAGCGGGTGGGCCCGCTCGACATCCTGGTCAACAACGCGGGCATGCAACTGCGCGCCCCGCTGCTCGAGTTCACGGACTCGGACTGGCACCGGATCCTGGACACCAACCTGACCAGCGCGTTCCTGGTCGGCCGGGAAGCCGCCCGCCGGATGACGGAACGCGGCCACGGAAAGATCATCAACATCTGCTCATTGCAGAGCGAGGTGGCCCGGCCCGGCATCGCGCCCTACGCCGCCACCAAGGGCGCGCTGAAGATGCTCACCAAGGGCATGTGCGCGGACTGGGGACCGCACGGCGTGCAGGTCAACGGTCTGGGGCCGGGCTACATCGAGACGGAGCTGACCCAACCCCTCGTCCAGGACGAGGAGTTCAGCGCCTGGGTGCGGCGACGCACCCCGGCCGGCCGCTGGGGCCGTACGGAGGACCTGGTGGGCGGGGTGCTGTTCCTCGCCTCGCCCGCCGCGGACTTCGTCGGCGGACAGGTGCTGTATGTCGACGGCGGCATGACGAGCGTGCTGTGA
- a CDS encoding amino acid adenylation domain-containing protein, which yields MAATHESSALGLLDEEIRERFGDTARFSGGPAASPRTLVDVFDASVRSYPNELALDDGTTQLTYRALAGEVERLRRRLAHAGVGLGDRVGVRVPSGTNDLYVAVLAVLAAGAAYVPVDAEDPDERAELVFGEAAVRAVVGGGHELTVHGRSEIPAARPGIEHDAWIIFTSGSTGKPKGVAVSHRSAAAFVDAEAALFLTEDPIGPGDRVMAGLSVAFDASCEEMWLAWRYGACLVPVPRAQVRSGADLGPWLVEQEITVVSTVPTLAALWEPETLNDVRLLIFGGEACPPELTQRLVTEGREVWNTYGPTEATVVACASLLSGEEPIRIGLPLDGWELAVVDEAGEPVPMGSSGQLVIGGVGLARYLDAEKDAEKYAPLESLGWERAYRSGDLVKAEPEGLVFLGRADEQIKLGGRRIELGEVDAALQALPGVAGAAAAVRTARSGNQLLVGYVVTQEGWDHATAVEKLRAELPAALVPLLAPVAELPTRTSGKVDRAALPWPLEELDGKGPAEQLYGTEAWLAEQWSEVLGIPVTSARDDFFAIGGGSLAAAQLTTRLRTRHPSAAVLDIYQQPVLRKLARHLEESAQDDGAVRVIAPVPVRAQVVQLLLLLPLFTVLGLRWTVVLAALGNLLPGYAWLPTAPWWLVGAGALLFFSPPGRLAIAAGGARLLLKGVRPGRYARGGSVHLRLWAAERLAEFSGATSLTGSWLERYARALGAKVGPDVDLHSLPPVTGMLKLGRGAAVESEVDLSGWWLDGDRLEIGPVKVGAHAVVGTRGILFPGARVGKRAEVAPGSAVTGQVPTGQRWAGAPAAKLGKAKRNWPKERPARGTYWRVMYGLSGFALSALPVLAGAAALLVGRFFVTPEVTASGVALGLVPATLAFGLAYALLLLVAVRLLSLGLREGTHPTHSRIGWQAWTVTQLMDRSRETLFPLYAGLVTPVWLRLLGMRIGRGAEVSTVLALPSLTTVGEGAFLADDTLTAPYELGGGWMRIGRAEIGRRAFLGNSGMTAPGRSVPDGGLVGVLSATPKKAKKGSSYLGLPPMKLPRAATGGDQSRTYDPPARLLWARGLVELCRLVPVFCSAALAVLTVAALCALGSAGALGAWAPLLSGLVLLGAGFVAGLVSVVAKWVLVGRHRSGEHPLWSGYVWRNELADTFVEVLAVPWLAGSVPGTPVLTAWLRGLGARIGRGVWVESYWLPETDLVTLEDAATVNRGCVLQTHLFHDRILRTDTVVLREGATLGPGGIVLPGSTIGARTTLGPASLVMAAESVPDDTRWLGNPIESWRS from the coding sequence GCGCTCTCGGTCTGCTCGACGAAGAGATCCGCGAACGGTTCGGCGACACGGCACGCTTCTCCGGAGGGCCGGCCGCCTCCCCGCGCACGCTCGTGGACGTCTTCGACGCTTCCGTACGGTCGTATCCGAACGAACTCGCCCTGGACGACGGCACGACGCAGCTCACCTACCGCGCGCTGGCCGGGGAGGTGGAGCGACTGCGGCGGCGGCTCGCGCACGCCGGGGTGGGACTGGGTGACCGCGTGGGCGTCCGGGTGCCGTCCGGGACCAATGACCTGTACGTGGCGGTCCTCGCGGTGCTGGCCGCGGGCGCCGCCTATGTGCCCGTGGACGCGGAGGACCCGGACGAGCGGGCCGAGTTGGTGTTCGGGGAGGCGGCCGTGCGGGCCGTCGTCGGGGGCGGTCACGAACTGACCGTCCACGGTCGGTCCGAGATTCCCGCCGCGCGTCCCGGCATCGAGCACGACGCCTGGATCATCTTCACCTCCGGGTCCACCGGGAAGCCCAAGGGTGTCGCCGTCAGCCACCGCAGTGCCGCCGCCTTCGTGGACGCCGAGGCCGCGCTGTTCCTCACCGAGGACCCGATCGGCCCCGGGGACCGGGTCATGGCCGGGTTGTCGGTCGCGTTCGACGCGTCCTGCGAGGAGATGTGGCTGGCGTGGCGGTACGGGGCCTGTCTGGTGCCGGTGCCGCGTGCCCAGGTCAGGAGCGGTGCCGATCTCGGGCCCTGGCTGGTCGAGCAGGAGATCACCGTCGTGTCGACGGTACCGACGCTGGCCGCGCTGTGGGAGCCCGAGACCCTCAACGACGTACGGCTGCTGATCTTCGGCGGTGAGGCGTGCCCGCCCGAGCTGACACAGCGGCTGGTGACGGAGGGGCGCGAGGTGTGGAACACCTACGGGCCCACCGAGGCGACCGTCGTGGCCTGTGCCTCGCTGCTGAGCGGCGAGGAGCCGATCCGGATCGGGCTGCCGCTGGACGGCTGGGAGCTGGCGGTCGTCGACGAGGCCGGGGAGCCCGTGCCGATGGGCTCCAGCGGTCAGCTGGTGATCGGCGGGGTGGGCCTCGCCCGGTACCTCGACGCAGAGAAGGACGCGGAGAAGTACGCGCCGCTGGAGTCCCTGGGCTGGGAGCGGGCGTACCGCAGCGGTGACCTGGTCAAGGCGGAGCCCGAAGGCCTGGTGTTCCTCGGGCGGGCCGACGAGCAGATCAAGCTCGGCGGGCGGCGCATCGAGCTCGGCGAGGTGGACGCGGCACTGCAGGCGCTGCCCGGTGTCGCCGGGGCCGCCGCCGCCGTACGGACCGCTCGCAGCGGCAATCAGCTCCTCGTCGGGTATGTCGTCACCCAGGAGGGCTGGGACCACGCGACGGCCGTCGAGAAGCTGCGCGCCGAGTTGCCCGCGGCCCTGGTGCCGCTGCTCGCGCCGGTCGCCGAGCTGCCGACCCGGACCAGCGGCAAGGTCGACCGGGCCGCCCTGCCCTGGCCGTTGGAGGAGCTGGACGGCAAGGGTCCCGCCGAGCAGCTCTACGGCACCGAGGCCTGGCTGGCCGAGCAGTGGAGCGAGGTGCTCGGCATCCCCGTGACGAGCGCGCGGGACGACTTCTTCGCCATCGGCGGTGGCAGTCTCGCCGCCGCCCAGCTGACGACCCGGCTGCGTACCCGCCACCCGAGCGCCGCCGTCCTCGACATCTACCAGCAGCCGGTGCTGCGGAAGCTGGCCCGGCATCTGGAGGAATCGGCACAGGACGACGGTGCCGTGCGGGTGATCGCTCCGGTTCCGGTGCGGGCCCAGGTGGTCCAGCTCCTCCTGCTGCTTCCCCTGTTCACCGTGCTCGGGCTGCGCTGGACCGTCGTGCTGGCCGCGCTCGGGAACCTGCTGCCCGGGTACGCCTGGCTGCCGACCGCCCCGTGGTGGCTCGTCGGCGCCGGGGCACTGCTCTTCTTCAGCCCGCCGGGTCGGCTCGCGATCGCCGCGGGCGGGGCACGGCTGCTCCTCAAGGGGGTCAGGCCGGGGCGGTACGCGCGCGGTGGCAGCGTGCACCTGCGGCTGTGGGCCGCCGAACGGCTGGCCGAGTTCAGCGGGGCGACCTCGCTGACCGGGTCGTGGCTGGAGCGGTACGCGCGGGCGCTGGGCGCCAAGGTCGGACCGGACGTGGACCTGCACTCGCTGCCGCCGGTCACCGGCATGCTCAAGCTGGGCCGGGGCGCGGCCGTCGAGTCCGAGGTGGACCTGTCCGGCTGGTGGCTGGACGGCGACCGGCTGGAGATCGGCCCGGTCAAGGTGGGCGCGCACGCCGTCGTCGGCACCCGCGGCATCCTCTTCCCGGGGGCCCGGGTCGGCAAGCGGGCCGAGGTGGCGCCGGGTTCCGCGGTCACCGGTCAGGTTCCGACCGGGCAGCGGTGGGCGGGCGCCCCCGCGGCCAAACTCGGCAAGGCCAAGCGCAACTGGCCCAAGGAACGGCCGGCGCGGGGCACGTACTGGCGCGTGATGTACGGCCTGTCGGGCTTCGCGCTGAGCGCGCTGCCGGTACTGGCGGGCGCCGCCGCGCTCCTGGTGGGCCGCTTCTTCGTCACGCCCGAGGTGACGGCCTCGGGTGTCGCGCTCGGCCTCGTTCCGGCGACCCTCGCCTTCGGGCTGGCGTACGCGCTGCTGCTCCTGGTCGCCGTACGGCTGCTCAGCCTGGGCCTGCGCGAGGGCACGCATCCCACGCACAGCCGGATCGGCTGGCAGGCGTGGACGGTCACGCAGCTGATGGACCGCTCCCGCGAGACGCTGTTCCCGCTGTACGCCGGGCTGGTCACGCCGGTGTGGCTGCGGCTGCTGGGGATGCGGATCGGGCGGGGCGCCGAGGTGTCGACCGTGCTGGCGCTGCCCAGCCTGACGACGGTCGGTGAGGGCGCGTTCCTGGCCGACGACACGCTGACCGCGCCGTACGAGCTCGGTGGCGGCTGGATGCGGATCGGCCGGGCGGAGATCGGACGGCGGGCCTTCCTCGGGAACTCGGGGATGACCGCGCCGGGACGGTCCGTGCCGGACGGCGGGCTGGTCGGGGTGCTGTCCGCCACGCCGAAGAAGGCGAAGAAGGGCAGCTCGTATCTGGGGCTGCCGCCGATGAAGCTGCCGCGTGCGGCGACCGGCGGCGACCAGAGCCGGACGTACGACCCGCCGGCCCGGCTGCTGTGGGCGCGTGGGCTGGTGGAGCTGTGCCGGCTCGTGCCGGTGTTCTGCTCGGCCGCGCTGGCCGTGCTGACGGTGGCCGCGCTGTGCGCGCTCGGGTCCGCCGGCGCGCTGGGCGCGTGGGCGCCGCTGCTCTCGGGGCTGGTGTTGCTCGGGGCGGGATTCGTGGCGGGCCTGGTGTCCGTCGTCGCCAAGTGGGTGCTCGTGGGGCGCCACCGCAGCGGGGAGCATCCGCTGTGGAGCGGGTACGTGTGGCGCAACGAGCTGGCGGACACCTTCGTGGAGGTGCTGGCGGTGCCGTGGCTGGCGGGTTCCGTGCCCGGTACGCCGGTGCTGACGGCGTGGCTGCGCGGGCTCGGGGCGCGGATCGGCCGGGGGGTGTGGGTGGAGAGCTACTGGCTGCCCGAGACCGACCTGGTGACGCTGGAGGACGCGGCGACCGTGAACCGGGGCTGTGTGCTCCAGACGCACCTCTTCCACGACCGGATCTTGCGGACGGATACTGTGGTCCTCCGTGAGGGCGCGACGTTGGGCCCTGGCGGAATCGTCCTGCCCGGCAGCACGATCGGCGCCCGTACGACACTGGGGCCGGCATCGCTGGTGATGGCGGCGGAGTCCGTTCCCGACGACACCCGCTGGCTGGGCAACCCGATCGAGTCATGGCGTTCCTGA
- a CDS encoding gluconokinase: MRTPHVVVVMGVAGTGKTTIGPLLATRLGVPYAEGDDFHPQANIDKMSAGTPLEDADRWPWLDAIGDWAHGRAGLGGVVSCSALKRSYRDRLRAEAPGVVFVHLAGERALIEDRMAHRQGHFMPTALLDSQFATLQPLGSDEAGVVVDVTGSPEEITERAAEALDARAETSR, from the coding sequence ATGCGTACCCCTCACGTCGTCGTGGTGATGGGCGTCGCCGGCACGGGCAAGACCACGATCGGTCCCCTGCTCGCGACCCGGCTCGGCGTCCCGTACGCCGAGGGCGACGACTTCCACCCCCAGGCCAACATCGACAAGATGTCGGCCGGCACCCCGCTCGAGGACGCGGACCGGTGGCCGTGGCTGGACGCCATCGGCGACTGGGCGCACGGGCGGGCCGGGCTCGGCGGGGTGGTGAGCTGTTCGGCGCTGAAGCGGTCCTACCGTGACCGGCTCAGGGCCGAGGCCCCGGGGGTCGTGTTCGTGCACCTCGCGGGCGAACGGGCGCTGATCGAGGACCGCATGGCGCATCGGCAGGGTCACTTCATGCCGACCGCGCTGCTGGACTCCCAGTTCGCCACCCTCCAGCCGCTCGGCTCGGACGAGGCCGGGGTCGTCGTGGACGTCACCGGCAGTCCGGAGGAGATCACCGAGCGGGCCGCGGAAGCGCTCGACGCCCGTGCCGAGACATCCCGGTAA
- a CDS encoding GntP family permease has product MTRLSVEMLAADAPEPITSAGHAQLGIAVLAGIAVIVLLITKFKLHAFLSLTLGTLALGAFAGAPLDKTITSFTTGLGSTVAGVGVLIALGAILGKMLADSGGADQIVDTILARANARTMPWAMVLIASVIGLPLFFEVGVVLLIPVVLMVAKRGNYSLMRIGIPALAGLSVMHGLVPPHPGPLVAIDAVKANLGVTLALGVLVAIPTVIIAGPLFSKVAARWVDVPAPDRMIPQRASEELERRPSFGATLATILLPVVLMLAKALVDIVIDDPENTVQRVFDVAGSPLIALLAAVLVGIFTLLRPAGFAKDRVSQLVEKGLAPIAGILLIVGAGGGFKQTLIDSGVGQMVLDISKDWSIPALLLAWLIAVAIRLATGSATVATISAAGLVAPLAADMSTTHTALLVLAIGAGSLFFSHVNDAGFWLVKEYFGLSVGQTVKTWSVMETIISVVAGGLVLLLSLII; this is encoded by the coding sequence GTGACCAGACTCAGTGTCGAGATGCTGGCAGCGGACGCACCCGAGCCGATCACCTCGGCCGGCCATGCTCAGCTGGGTATCGCCGTTCTGGCGGGCATCGCCGTCATCGTCCTGCTCATCACCAAGTTCAAGCTCCACGCCTTCCTGTCACTGACCCTCGGGACGCTGGCGCTCGGCGCGTTCGCCGGGGCCCCGCTCGACAAGACCATCACCAGCTTCACCACCGGACTCGGGTCGACGGTGGCCGGCGTCGGCGTACTCATAGCCCTGGGCGCGATCCTCGGCAAGATGCTCGCCGACTCCGGAGGCGCCGACCAGATCGTCGACACGATCCTGGCTCGGGCCAACGCCCGCACCATGCCGTGGGCGATGGTGCTGATCGCCTCGGTGATCGGCCTTCCGCTGTTCTTCGAGGTCGGCGTGGTGCTGCTGATCCCGGTCGTCCTCATGGTCGCCAAGCGGGGCAACTACTCGCTGATGCGGATCGGCATCCCGGCCCTCGCCGGCCTGTCCGTGATGCACGGCCTGGTCCCCCCGCACCCCGGCCCGCTGGTCGCCATCGACGCGGTCAAGGCCAACCTCGGGGTCACCCTGGCGCTCGGCGTCCTGGTCGCCATCCCGACCGTGATCATCGCCGGGCCGCTGTTCTCGAAGGTCGCCGCCCGCTGGGTGGACGTCCCGGCCCCGGATCGCATGATCCCGCAGCGCGCCTCCGAGGAACTGGAGCGGCGTCCCAGCTTCGGCGCGACCCTGGCCACGATCCTGCTGCCGGTCGTCCTGATGCTGGCCAAGGCGCTCGTGGACATCGTCATCGACGACCCCGAGAACACCGTGCAGCGGGTCTTCGACGTCGCCGGGTCCCCGCTGATCGCCCTGCTCGCCGCCGTGCTGGTGGGCATCTTCACCCTGCTGCGGCCCGCCGGGTTCGCCAAGGACCGGGTCTCCCAGCTCGTCGAGAAGGGGCTCGCGCCCATCGCGGGCATCCTGCTGATCGTCGGCGCGGGCGGCGGCTTCAAGCAGACGCTGATCGACTCCGGCGTCGGCCAGATGGTCCTGGACATCTCCAAGGACTGGTCGATCCCGGCGCTGCTGCTGGCCTGGCTGATCGCGGTGGCGATACGGCTGGCGACCGGATCGGCGACGGTCGCGACCATCTCGGCGGCCGGTCTGGTGGCCCCGCTCGCGGCCGACATGTCGACGACCCACACGGCCCTGCTGGTCCTCGCCATCGGCGCCGGCTCGCTGTTCTTCAGCCATGTCAACGACGCCGGGTTCTGGCTGGTGAAGGAGTACTTCGGCCTCAGCGTCGGCCAGACCGTCAAGACCTGGTCGGTCATGGAGACGATCATCTCCGTGGTCGCGGGCGGGCTGGTCCTGCTCCTTTCCCTGATCATCTAG
- a CDS encoding FCD domain-containing protein — MSTSGRGLHGQVLETLGPAITAGEYPPGSVLRTDELAQRFDVSRSVMREAVRVLESMHLVESRRRVGVTVLPKNEWNVYDPQVIRWRLAGADRPRQLRSLTMLRSAIEPAAAGLAARHATAEQCAELTECALGMVAHSRGHQLEGYLVHDMAFHRVILNASGNEMFARLGDVVAEVLSGRTHHEVMFEDPDPAAVTLHVQVAEAVREGDASRAEELTRQITVGALQELDILAP, encoded by the coding sequence ATGAGCACATCGGGCCGGGGGCTGCACGGCCAGGTACTGGAAACCCTCGGCCCCGCGATCACCGCGGGTGAGTACCCGCCGGGCAGTGTCCTGCGCACGGACGAACTCGCCCAGCGCTTCGACGTCTCACGTTCCGTGATGCGCGAGGCGGTGCGGGTCCTGGAGTCCATGCATCTGGTCGAGTCCCGCCGCCGGGTGGGCGTCACCGTGCTCCCCAAGAACGAGTGGAACGTCTACGACCCCCAGGTCATCCGCTGGCGTCTGGCCGGCGCCGACCGCCCGCGCCAACTGCGCTCGCTCACGATGCTGCGCTCGGCGATCGAACCCGCCGCCGCGGGCCTCGCCGCCAGACACGCCACGGCGGAGCAGTGCGCCGAACTCACCGAGTGCGCCCTCGGCATGGTGGCCCACTCGCGCGGCCACCAACTGGAGGGCTACCTCGTCCACGACATGGCCTTCCACCGGGTGATCCTCAACGCCTCCGGCAACGAGATGTTCGCCCGCCTCGGCGATGTCGTCGCCGAGGTCCTCTCGGGCCGAACCCACCACGAGGTCATGTTCGAGGACCCCGACCCGGCCGCCGTCACCCTCCACGTCCAGGTCGCCGAGGCGGTCCGGGAGGGCGACGCGTCGCGCGCGGAGGAACTGACCCGCCAGATCACGGTGGGCGCGCTCCAGGAACTGGACATACTGGCGCCGTAG
- a CDS encoding L-idonate 5-dehydrogenase translates to MLGCVIHGQGDLRVEEVPVPVPGPGQALVAVRYGGVCGSDLHYWRHGGVGDFRLKEPMVLGHEVVGTVVSYGDGASGPAAGTAVAVHPASPCGVCPECVDGRRNVCRDTRYLGSAARFPHVQGGFAAQVVVPVEQLRPLPAGLEPRRAALAEPLSVALHAVRRAGDVRGRHVLVTGAGPIGCLVVAAAKAAGAAHVTVTDLLPAARRYASAAGADTVVRADDPDDAGWPAEVDAAVEASGVAAGLDACLRRVRRGGVVVQLGMLPPGPSPFAGNLVVSREIELRGAFRFDGEFDEALELLAAESAFDGLVSDVIPVAEAESAFGLAADRSRSCKVLLDFGVLSAP, encoded by the coding sequence ATGCTGGGATGTGTGATCCACGGTCAGGGCGACCTGCGGGTCGAGGAGGTGCCGGTGCCGGTGCCGGGCCCCGGCCAGGCGCTGGTCGCCGTCCGCTACGGCGGTGTGTGCGGGTCCGACCTGCACTACTGGCGGCACGGCGGGGTCGGCGACTTCCGGCTCAAGGAGCCGATGGTGCTCGGCCACGAGGTGGTCGGGACGGTCGTCTCGTACGGCGACGGAGCGTCAGGCCCCGCTGCCGGTACGGCCGTCGCGGTGCACCCGGCGAGCCCCTGCGGGGTGTGCCCGGAGTGCGTGGACGGGCGCCGGAACGTCTGCCGGGACACGCGCTACCTCGGCAGCGCGGCCCGCTTCCCGCACGTCCAGGGCGGCTTCGCGGCCCAAGTGGTCGTACCGGTCGAGCAGTTGAGGCCCCTTCCGGCCGGGCTGGAACCGCGCCGGGCGGCGCTCGCGGAACCGCTGTCGGTGGCGCTGCACGCGGTGCGGCGGGCCGGGGACGTGCGCGGGCGGCACGTCCTGGTCACCGGCGCGGGGCCCATCGGGTGCCTCGTGGTCGCCGCGGCGAAGGCGGCGGGCGCCGCGCACGTGACGGTGACGGACCTGCTCCCGGCGGCACGTCGGTACGCGTCCGCAGCGGGCGCCGACACCGTCGTACGGGCGGACGATCCGGACGACGCCGGGTGGCCGGCTGAGGTGGACGCGGCCGTGGAGGCATCCGGAGTGGCCGCCGGGCTCGACGCCTGTCTGCGGCGGGTGCGGCGGGGCGGGGTCGTCGTGCAGCTCGGCATGCTGCCGCCCGGACCGAGCCCCTTCGCGGGCAACCTCGTGGTGAGCCGGGAGATCGAACTGCGGGGCGCGTTCCGCTTCGACGGGGAGTTCGACGAGGCGCTGGAACTGCTCGCGGCCGAGTCGGCGTTCGACGGGCTGGTCAGCGACGTGATCCCGGTCGCGGAGGCGGAATCGGCGTTCGGGCTGGCCGCTGACCGCAGCCGGTCGTGCAAGGTGTTGCTGGACTTCGGCGTCCTCAGCGCACCCTGA
- a CDS encoding YchJ family metal-binding protein, with the protein MSRRSTRPARPAGPALTCPCGRAEPYDACCGRFHAGAAAPTAEALMRSRYCAFVTGDSAYLLRTWHPRTRPARVDLDPRQRWTGLEILGATEGSAFHTTGTVTFRASFRGGSLHERSRFERVQGAWVYVDGEFLDQLDQ; encoded by the coding sequence ATGTCCCGACGCAGCACCCGCCCCGCCCGACCCGCCGGACCTGCCCTCACCTGCCCCTGCGGGCGTGCCGAGCCGTACGACGCGTGCTGCGGCCGGTTCCACGCGGGCGCCGCCGCCCCCACCGCCGAGGCGCTGATGCGGTCCCGCTACTGCGCCTTCGTGACGGGGGACTCGGCGTATCTGCTGCGGACCTGGCATCCCCGGACCCGGCCCGCGCGGGTCGACCTCGATCCGAGGCAGCGGTGGACGGGGCTGGAGATCCTGGGGGCGACGGAGGGGTCCGCGTTCCACACCACGGGGACCGTGACGTTCCGGGCCTCGTTCCGGGGCGGGTCGCTGCACGAACGCAGTCGGTTCGAGCGGGTGCAGGGGGCCTGGGTGTACGTGGACGGGGAGTTCCTCGACCAACTCGACCAGTAG